In Lineus longissimus chromosome 13, tnLinLong1.2, whole genome shotgun sequence, one genomic interval encodes:
- the LOC135497685 gene encoding transcription initiation factor TFIID subunit 3-like — MKEEKNITKKEKKKKKGRKDGDKGEKRKKKGSKRQKKEKEKEEESNGNGEEKKKGNPPMHGKTSVAASLPPVTGVMVSRMETLYRKVGGDVGGNNKAMGGQALEPQKSLMPPKSVIINSKESVKDDSSTKKAMKKEKMKKKEKKKD; from the exons ATGAAAGAGGAGAAGAACATAacgaaaaaagaaaagaagaagaaaaagggaaGAAAGGATGGCGACAAAGGAGagaaaaggaaaaagaaag GGTCGAAACgtcaaaagaaagagaaagagaaagaggAGGAATCAAATGGGAACGgggaagagaaaaagaaaggaaatcCACCAATGCATGGCAAAACCAGTGTTGCCGCATCCCTCCCACCGGTGACCGGTGTTATGGTTTCTAGAATGGAGACATTGTACAGAAAGGTCGGGGGTGATGTGGGTGGGAATAATAAGGCAATGGGGGGACAAGCTCTGGAACCTCAAAAAAGCCTGATGCCACCTAAGAGTGTTATCATAAATTCTAAGGAAAGTGTAAAAGATGACAGTAGTACGAAAAAGgcaatgaagaaagaaaagatgaagaagaaggagaagaagaaagactag